One stretch of Nicotiana tabacum cultivar K326 chromosome 18, ASM71507v2, whole genome shotgun sequence DNA includes these proteins:
- the LOC107768067 gene encoding transcription factor MYB114-like has protein sequence MMDKEFKTRMKRGFWKPEEDLILKNCVEIHGEGNWATISEKSGLMRSGKSCRLRWKNYLRPNIKRGMMSEDEKDLIIRLHKLLGNRWSLIAGRLPGRTDNEVKNFWNTHLSKRSCRGKKKHVKSKEANSRSPLGKESQEFPAETVSNKEVAANSVLDSWIEEMQDFNCSLLSPLSMNNVPFLEDEPFIPILDDIVLLDTFTSTGKEVWNEIQPFL, from the exons ATGATGGATAAAGAATTTAAAACAAGAATGAAGAGAGGATTTTGGAAACCTGAAGAGGACTTGATATTGAAAAATTGTGTGGAGATTCATGGAGAGGGAAACTGGGCCACCATTTCTGAGAAGTCAG GCTTAATGAGGAGTGGTAAGAGCTGCAGACTAAGGTGGAAAAATTACCTGAGGCCAAACATCAAGCGAGGAATGATGTCTGAAGATGAAAAGGACCTCATCATCAGACTCCATAAGCTCCTTGGAAACCG ATGGTCGCTCATTGCAGGTAGGCTTCCTGGAAGAACAGACAATGAAGTAAAGAACTTCTGGAACACACATTTGAGCAAGAGGTCTTGTAGAGGCAAAAAGAAACATGTCAAGTCCAAGGAGGCGAACAGTCGCAGCCCACTGGGGAAAGAGAGTCAAGAATTTCCTGCTGAGACAGTAAGCAATAAAGAAGTGGCGGCCAATTCAGTTTTAGATTCATGGATAGAAGAAATGCAGGATTTCAACTGCAGCTTACTATCACCTCTGTCAATGAATAACGTGCCATTCCTTGAAGACGAGCCTTTTATCCCCATACTGGATGACATTGTCTTGCTTGATACATTTACAAGCACTGGCAAAGAAGTGTGGAATGAGATTCAGCCATTCCTTTAG